A single region of the Salmo salar chromosome ssa16, Ssal_v3.1, whole genome shotgun sequence genome encodes:
- the LOC106574543 gene encoding ATP-binding cassette sub-family C member 4 isoform X2, with protein MQHRSTMRLRKSTPQPQKMPFWRHAVSHYTLIWVTPLFSIGNKRRLEEDDMYQVLPDDASQGLGEELQRHWDKEVRKAAKELRMPKLTKAILNCYGKPYAVLGIFSFTVEVIKVIQPVFLGKLIQYFEKYDPDDMDALYEAFGYAAGISLSTVALTVLQIHYYYHVLRTGMQIRVAMCHMIYNKALCLSSAAMGKTTTGQIVNLLSNDVNKFDEVTTNLHYLWIAPLQAVVVIILLWHEIGPSCLAGVVVLVFLMPLQTMFGKLFGSLRSKTAVLTDSRIRTMNEVVSGIRIIKMYAWEKPFSALVNEVRRKEISKIMSSSYLRGLNMVSFFAASKIIVFITFTVYVLLGNTISASRVFVAVSLYGAIKITVTLFFPQAIEKVFETIISIRRIKNFLLLDEIERPNMRFTLEEKKDASVEIKDLICYWDKCLDAPSLQNLSLTVKSEQLVAVIGPVGSGKSSLLSAILGELPHDKGVLRVKGQLTYASQQPWVFPGTIRSNILFGKELHPQKYEKVLRACALKRDMELLPDGDLTLIGDRGATLSGGQKARVNLARAVYQDADIYLLDDPLSAVDAEVGRHLFEQCICGILKNKPRILVTHQLQYLQAADQILVLKEGHVVGRGTYSELQHSGVDFTSLLKRDEEEEPQTNNNHSVVKHAFSQDSISSRNSVVSHTSSMHSVKDGAEQLPEDVQTIAEESRSEGNIGASLYFKYLNAGASILVMLGTVLLSLIAEVAYVLQDWWLAYWAGEQEKLNINSTGIVQNGLNITQELDLGFYMGIYAGLTLASVIFGFARSLVMFNVLVKAAQSLHNRMFNSILRTPVRFFDVNPIGRILNRFSKDISQLDSMLPNTFVDFSQSILQNIGVVVVAASVMPWILIPVVPLLIVFLFLRRYFLQTSRDVKRLESTTRSPVFSHLSSSLQGLWTIRAFRAEERFQNTFDAHQDLHTESWFLFLVTSRWFALRLDGICAAFVTVTAFGCLFLRDGLEAGAVGLVLSYAVTLLGNFQWTIRQSAEMENMMTSVERVVEYTELESEAPWETQKRPPPEWPSQGQITFDWVNFSYSSDGPVVLKDIKAMFRPKEKVGIVGRTGAGKSSLASALFRLAEPEGRIYIDGVLTSEIGLHDLRQKMSIIPQEPVLFTGTMRKNLDPFHQHTDEDLWNALQEVQLKSVVEELPNKMETVLAESGSNFSVGQRQLVCLARAVLRKNRILIIDEATANVDPRTDELIQKTIRDKFRECTVLTIAHRLNTIIDSDRILVLDTGMIQEFDEPYVLLQNHESALYRTVQQTGKAEAASLLESAKQAYMNNGNSHGLL; from the exons ACATTGGGATAAGGAGGTTCGAAAGGCTGCCAAGGAACTGAGGATGCCCAAACTCACCAAAGCCATCTTGAATTGCTATGGGAAACCCTACGCAGTGCTGGGGATCTTTAGTTTCACTGTA GAGGTGATTAAGGTGATCCAGCCAGTGTTCTTGGGAAAGCTGATCCAGTACTTTGAGAAGTACGATCCTGATGATATGGATGCGCTGTATGAGGCCTTTGGCTACGCTGCTGGTATCTCTCTGTCCACTGTCGCGCTGACCGTCCTCCAAATTCATTATTACTACCACGTCCTGAGGACCGGCATGCAGATACGAGTGGCCATGTGTCACATGATCTACAATAag GCTCTGTGTCTCAGCAGCGCAGCGATGGGAAAAACAACCACAGGCCAAATAGTGAACCTGCTATCCAACGATGTCAACAAGTTTGATGAG GTGACCACCAATCTGCACTACCTCTGGATAGCACCTCTGCAGGCTGTGGTGGTTATCATACTCCTGTGGCATGAGATTGGCCCGTCGTGCCTGGCAGGCGTGGTTGTCCTTGTGTTCCTCATGCCACTACAGACCATGTTTGGAAAGCTCTTCGGCTCCCTCAG GAGTAAAACCGCTGTCCTCACTGACAGTAGAATACGCACCATGAATGAAGTGGTGTCTGGAATCAGGATCATCAAAATGTATGCCTGGGAGAAGCCCTTCTCAGCACTCGTCAATGAAGTCCGAAG GAAAGAGATCTCCAAGATCATGTCGAGCTCCTACCTGCGAGGCCTCAACATGGTCTCCTTCTTTGCGGCCAGTAAGATCATAGTCTTCATCACCTTCACCGTCTACGTCCTCCTGGGGAACACCATCTCAGCCAGCCGGGTGTTTGTGGCAGTGTCTCTGTATGGTGCCATCAAGATCACAGTGACCCTCTTCTTCCCACAGGCCATAGAGAAGGTGTTCGAGACCATCATCAGTATCCGCAGGATCAAG AATTTCCTTCTGTTGGATGAGATTGAGAGACCCAACATGAGATTCACCCTGGAGGAAAAGAAAGACGCCTCTGTTGAGATCAAGGACTTAATTTGCTACTGGGACAAG tgtctggACGCCCCATCTCTCCAGAACCTGTCACTCACAGTGAAGTCAGAGCAGCTCGTTGCTGTCATTGGACCTGTGGGGTCTggaaag TCCTCTCTGCTCAGCGCCATTCTAGGGGAGCTGCCTCACGACAAGGGCGTGTTGAGGGTCAAAGGTCAGCTGACCTACGCCTCCCAGCAGCCCTGGGTGTTCCCTGGAACCATCCGCAGCAACATCCTGTTTGGCAAAGAGCTCCATCCTCAGAAGTATGAGAAGGTCCTGAGAGCCTGCGCCCTCAagagg GACATGGAGCTGCTGCCAGACGGGGACCTGACattgataggggacagaggagccACCCTCAGTGGGGGACAGAAAGCTAGAGTGAACCTGGCCCG GGCTGTGTACCAGGATGCTGATATCTACCTGCTGGACGACCCTCTAAGTGCTGTGGATGCTGAGGTCGGGAGACACCTGTTTGAACA GTGTATCTGTGGTATTCTGAAGAACAAGCCCCGCATCCTGGTCACCCACCAGTTGCAGTACCTCCAAGCAGCGGACCAGATCCTCGTCCTCAAGGAG ggtcaCGTGGTAGGGAGGGGGACATACTCCGAGCTGCAGCACTCTGGGGTTGACTTCACCTCCCTGCTGAAgagggacgaggaggaggagccaCAAACCAACAACAATCACTCAGTGGTCAAACACGCCTTTTCCCAGGACTCAATTTCCTCCCGGAATTCAGTGGTCtcccacacctcctccatgcactCTGTTAAAGATGGAGCTGAACAGCTTCCG GAGGATGTCCAGACAATAGCAGAGGAGAGCCGATCGGAGGGCAACATCGGTGCCAGCCTATACTTCAAGTACTTAAACGCAGGAGCCAGCATCCTGGTTATGCTGGGCACAGTCCTCCTCAGTCTCATCGCAGAG GTAGCGTAtgttcttcaggattggtggctGGCCTATTG GGCAGGAGAGCAGGAGAAACTCAATATTAACAGCACTGGGATTGTCCAAAATGGCCTCAACATCACTCAAGAATTGGACCTCGGTTTCTACATGGGCATTTATGCAG GTTTGACTCTGGCCTCAGTCATCTTTGGCTTTGCCAGGAGTCTGGTGATGTTCAACGTGCTGGTGAAAGCTGCTCAGTCTCTGCACAACCGCATGTTCAACTCTATCCTCCGAACGCCTGTACGCTTCTTTGACGTCAACCCAATTG GAAGAATTCTCAACAGGTTCTCTAAGGACATCAGTCAGCTGGATTCCATGTTACCTAATACCTTTGTTGATTTTAGTCAG TCGATCCTGCAGAATATCGGCGTAGTGGTGGTGGCAGCCTCAGTCATGCCCTGGATCCTCATTCCTGTGGTTCCTCTACTCATCGTCTTCCTATTCCTGAGACGCTACTTTCTGCAGACGTCACGGGATGTCAAACGCCTGGAGTCCACCA CTCGGAGTCCCGTCTTCTCCCACCTGTCCTCGTCCCTCCAAGGTCTGTGGACGATCCGAGCCTTCAGAGCCGAGGAGAGATTCCAGAACACCTTTGACGCTCATCAGGATCTGCACACAGAGTCCTGGTTCCTGTTCCTGGTCACCTCTCGCTGGTTCGCTCTCCGACTGGATGGAATCTGTGCGGCCTTTGTCACTGTCACCGCCTTCGGCTGCCTCTTCCTCAGAGATG GGCTAGAGGCAGGAGCTGTGGGTTTGGTGTTGTCCTACGCTGTCACCCTTCTTGGGAACTTCCAATGGACCATTCGTCAGAGTGCGGAGATGGAAAACATG ATGACGTCAGTGGAGAGGGTGGTGGAGTACACAGAGCTGGAGAGTGAAGCACCCTGGGAAACCCAGAAGCGTCCTCCTCCTGAGTGGCCGAGCCAAGGCCAAATCACCTTTGATTGGGTGAACTTCTCCTACAGCTCAGATGGACCTGTGGTCTTAAAGGACATTAAGGCCATGTTCAGACCCAAAGAGAAGGTTGGCATCGTGGGCAGGACGGGTGCAGGGAAAAGCTCTCTGGCATCGGCCCTCTTCCGCCTGGCAGAGCCAGAAGGCAGGATCTACATCGATGGAGTTCTGACCTCCGAGATCGGCCTTCATGACCTGCGCCAGAAGATGTCCATCATACCTCAG GAGCCAGTGCTTTTCACGGGCACCATGAGGAAAAACCTGGACCCTTTCCACCAGCACACAGACGAGGACCTGTGGAACGCTCTCCAAGAG GTCCAGCTGAagtctgtggtggaggagctgccCAATAAGATGGAAACGGTTCTGGCCGAGTCGGGCTCCAACTTCAGTGTGGGTCAGAGGCAGCTGGTCTGTCTGGCCCGAGCTGTCCTCAGGAAGAACCGCATCCTCATCATCGACGAGGCTACGGCCAACGTGGACCCCAG AACAGACGAGCTGATCCAGAAGACAATACGAGACAAATTCAGGGAGTGCACCGTGCTCACCATCGCCCACCGCCTCAACACCATCATAGACAGCGACCGCATTCTG GTGCTAGACACTGGTATGATCCAGGAGTTTGACGAGCCGTACGTCCTTCTTCAGAACCATGAGAGTGCCCTCTACAGGACAGTCCAGCAGACGGGCAAGGCTGAGGCAGCTTCCCTGCTGGAATCAGCCAAACAG GCGTATATGAACAACGGCAACAGCCATGGTCTTCTTTGA
- the LOC106574543 gene encoding ATP-binding cassette sub-family C member 4 isoform X1, whose amino-acid sequence MLAWCHCTMEQLKKDVKFNPSTTANFFSRVFFCWVTPLFSIGNKRRLEEDDMYQVLPDDASQGLGEELQRHWDKEVRKAAKELRMPKLTKAILNCYGKPYAVLGIFSFTVEVIKVIQPVFLGKLIQYFEKYDPDDMDALYEAFGYAAGISLSTVALTVLQIHYYYHVLRTGMQIRVAMCHMIYNKALCLSSAAMGKTTTGQIVNLLSNDVNKFDEVTTNLHYLWIAPLQAVVVIILLWHEIGPSCLAGVVVLVFLMPLQTMFGKLFGSLRSKTAVLTDSRIRTMNEVVSGIRIIKMYAWEKPFSALVNEVRRKEISKIMSSSYLRGLNMVSFFAASKIIVFITFTVYVLLGNTISASRVFVAVSLYGAIKITVTLFFPQAIEKVFETIISIRRIKNFLLLDEIERPNMRFTLEEKKDASVEIKDLICYWDKCLDAPSLQNLSLTVKSEQLVAVIGPVGSGKSSLLSAILGELPHDKGVLRVKGQLTYASQQPWVFPGTIRSNILFGKELHPQKYEKVLRACALKRDMELLPDGDLTLIGDRGATLSGGQKARVNLARAVYQDADIYLLDDPLSAVDAEVGRHLFEQCICGILKNKPRILVTHQLQYLQAADQILVLKEGHVVGRGTYSELQHSGVDFTSLLKRDEEEEPQTNNNHSVVKHAFSQDSISSRNSVVSHTSSMHSVKDGAEQLPEDVQTIAEESRSEGNIGASLYFKYLNAGASILVMLGTVLLSLIAEVAYVLQDWWLAYWAGEQEKLNINSTGIVQNGLNITQELDLGFYMGIYAGLTLASVIFGFARSLVMFNVLVKAAQSLHNRMFNSILRTPVRFFDVNPIGRILNRFSKDISQLDSMLPNTFVDFSQSILQNIGVVVVAASVMPWILIPVVPLLIVFLFLRRYFLQTSRDVKRLESTTRSPVFSHLSSSLQGLWTIRAFRAEERFQNTFDAHQDLHTESWFLFLVTSRWFALRLDGICAAFVTVTAFGCLFLRDGLEAGAVGLVLSYAVTLLGNFQWTIRQSAEMENMMTSVERVVEYTELESEAPWETQKRPPPEWPSQGQITFDWVNFSYSSDGPVVLKDIKAMFRPKEKVGIVGRTGAGKSSLASALFRLAEPEGRIYIDGVLTSEIGLHDLRQKMSIIPQEPVLFTGTMRKNLDPFHQHTDEDLWNALQEVQLKSVVEELPNKMETVLAESGSNFSVGQRQLVCLARAVLRKNRILIIDEATANVDPRTDELIQKTIRDKFRECTVLTIAHRLNTIIDSDRILVLDTGMIQEFDEPYVLLQNHESALYRTVQQTGKAEAASLLESAKQAYMNNGNSHGLL is encoded by the exons ACATTGGGATAAGGAGGTTCGAAAGGCTGCCAAGGAACTGAGGATGCCCAAACTCACCAAAGCCATCTTGAATTGCTATGGGAAACCCTACGCAGTGCTGGGGATCTTTAGTTTCACTGTA GAGGTGATTAAGGTGATCCAGCCAGTGTTCTTGGGAAAGCTGATCCAGTACTTTGAGAAGTACGATCCTGATGATATGGATGCGCTGTATGAGGCCTTTGGCTACGCTGCTGGTATCTCTCTGTCCACTGTCGCGCTGACCGTCCTCCAAATTCATTATTACTACCACGTCCTGAGGACCGGCATGCAGATACGAGTGGCCATGTGTCACATGATCTACAATAag GCTCTGTGTCTCAGCAGCGCAGCGATGGGAAAAACAACCACAGGCCAAATAGTGAACCTGCTATCCAACGATGTCAACAAGTTTGATGAG GTGACCACCAATCTGCACTACCTCTGGATAGCACCTCTGCAGGCTGTGGTGGTTATCATACTCCTGTGGCATGAGATTGGCCCGTCGTGCCTGGCAGGCGTGGTTGTCCTTGTGTTCCTCATGCCACTACAGACCATGTTTGGAAAGCTCTTCGGCTCCCTCAG GAGTAAAACCGCTGTCCTCACTGACAGTAGAATACGCACCATGAATGAAGTGGTGTCTGGAATCAGGATCATCAAAATGTATGCCTGGGAGAAGCCCTTCTCAGCACTCGTCAATGAAGTCCGAAG GAAAGAGATCTCCAAGATCATGTCGAGCTCCTACCTGCGAGGCCTCAACATGGTCTCCTTCTTTGCGGCCAGTAAGATCATAGTCTTCATCACCTTCACCGTCTACGTCCTCCTGGGGAACACCATCTCAGCCAGCCGGGTGTTTGTGGCAGTGTCTCTGTATGGTGCCATCAAGATCACAGTGACCCTCTTCTTCCCACAGGCCATAGAGAAGGTGTTCGAGACCATCATCAGTATCCGCAGGATCAAG AATTTCCTTCTGTTGGATGAGATTGAGAGACCCAACATGAGATTCACCCTGGAGGAAAAGAAAGACGCCTCTGTTGAGATCAAGGACTTAATTTGCTACTGGGACAAG tgtctggACGCCCCATCTCTCCAGAACCTGTCACTCACAGTGAAGTCAGAGCAGCTCGTTGCTGTCATTGGACCTGTGGGGTCTggaaag TCCTCTCTGCTCAGCGCCATTCTAGGGGAGCTGCCTCACGACAAGGGCGTGTTGAGGGTCAAAGGTCAGCTGACCTACGCCTCCCAGCAGCCCTGGGTGTTCCCTGGAACCATCCGCAGCAACATCCTGTTTGGCAAAGAGCTCCATCCTCAGAAGTATGAGAAGGTCCTGAGAGCCTGCGCCCTCAagagg GACATGGAGCTGCTGCCAGACGGGGACCTGACattgataggggacagaggagccACCCTCAGTGGGGGACAGAAAGCTAGAGTGAACCTGGCCCG GGCTGTGTACCAGGATGCTGATATCTACCTGCTGGACGACCCTCTAAGTGCTGTGGATGCTGAGGTCGGGAGACACCTGTTTGAACA GTGTATCTGTGGTATTCTGAAGAACAAGCCCCGCATCCTGGTCACCCACCAGTTGCAGTACCTCCAAGCAGCGGACCAGATCCTCGTCCTCAAGGAG ggtcaCGTGGTAGGGAGGGGGACATACTCCGAGCTGCAGCACTCTGGGGTTGACTTCACCTCCCTGCTGAAgagggacgaggaggaggagccaCAAACCAACAACAATCACTCAGTGGTCAAACACGCCTTTTCCCAGGACTCAATTTCCTCCCGGAATTCAGTGGTCtcccacacctcctccatgcactCTGTTAAAGATGGAGCTGAACAGCTTCCG GAGGATGTCCAGACAATAGCAGAGGAGAGCCGATCGGAGGGCAACATCGGTGCCAGCCTATACTTCAAGTACTTAAACGCAGGAGCCAGCATCCTGGTTATGCTGGGCACAGTCCTCCTCAGTCTCATCGCAGAG GTAGCGTAtgttcttcaggattggtggctGGCCTATTG GGCAGGAGAGCAGGAGAAACTCAATATTAACAGCACTGGGATTGTCCAAAATGGCCTCAACATCACTCAAGAATTGGACCTCGGTTTCTACATGGGCATTTATGCAG GTTTGACTCTGGCCTCAGTCATCTTTGGCTTTGCCAGGAGTCTGGTGATGTTCAACGTGCTGGTGAAAGCTGCTCAGTCTCTGCACAACCGCATGTTCAACTCTATCCTCCGAACGCCTGTACGCTTCTTTGACGTCAACCCAATTG GAAGAATTCTCAACAGGTTCTCTAAGGACATCAGTCAGCTGGATTCCATGTTACCTAATACCTTTGTTGATTTTAGTCAG TCGATCCTGCAGAATATCGGCGTAGTGGTGGTGGCAGCCTCAGTCATGCCCTGGATCCTCATTCCTGTGGTTCCTCTACTCATCGTCTTCCTATTCCTGAGACGCTACTTTCTGCAGACGTCACGGGATGTCAAACGCCTGGAGTCCACCA CTCGGAGTCCCGTCTTCTCCCACCTGTCCTCGTCCCTCCAAGGTCTGTGGACGATCCGAGCCTTCAGAGCCGAGGAGAGATTCCAGAACACCTTTGACGCTCATCAGGATCTGCACACAGAGTCCTGGTTCCTGTTCCTGGTCACCTCTCGCTGGTTCGCTCTCCGACTGGATGGAATCTGTGCGGCCTTTGTCACTGTCACCGCCTTCGGCTGCCTCTTCCTCAGAGATG GGCTAGAGGCAGGAGCTGTGGGTTTGGTGTTGTCCTACGCTGTCACCCTTCTTGGGAACTTCCAATGGACCATTCGTCAGAGTGCGGAGATGGAAAACATG ATGACGTCAGTGGAGAGGGTGGTGGAGTACACAGAGCTGGAGAGTGAAGCACCCTGGGAAACCCAGAAGCGTCCTCCTCCTGAGTGGCCGAGCCAAGGCCAAATCACCTTTGATTGGGTGAACTTCTCCTACAGCTCAGATGGACCTGTGGTCTTAAAGGACATTAAGGCCATGTTCAGACCCAAAGAGAAGGTTGGCATCGTGGGCAGGACGGGTGCAGGGAAAAGCTCTCTGGCATCGGCCCTCTTCCGCCTGGCAGAGCCAGAAGGCAGGATCTACATCGATGGAGTTCTGACCTCCGAGATCGGCCTTCATGACCTGCGCCAGAAGATGTCCATCATACCTCAG GAGCCAGTGCTTTTCACGGGCACCATGAGGAAAAACCTGGACCCTTTCCACCAGCACACAGACGAGGACCTGTGGAACGCTCTCCAAGAG GTCCAGCTGAagtctgtggtggaggagctgccCAATAAGATGGAAACGGTTCTGGCCGAGTCGGGCTCCAACTTCAGTGTGGGTCAGAGGCAGCTGGTCTGTCTGGCCCGAGCTGTCCTCAGGAAGAACCGCATCCTCATCATCGACGAGGCTACGGCCAACGTGGACCCCAG AACAGACGAGCTGATCCAGAAGACAATACGAGACAAATTCAGGGAGTGCACCGTGCTCACCATCGCCCACCGCCTCAACACCATCATAGACAGCGACCGCATTCTG GTGCTAGACACTGGTATGATCCAGGAGTTTGACGAGCCGTACGTCCTTCTTCAGAACCATGAGAGTGCCCTCTACAGGACAGTCCAGCAGACGGGCAAGGCTGAGGCAGCTTCCCTGCTGGAATCAGCCAAACAG GCGTATATGAACAACGGCAACAGCCATGGTCTTCTTTGA